AATACAGTCTAAGTGATCTCTGTCAGAGTTGTGGGGAAATAAGGAACAGATATAGAAGTTTGCTTCACCATACTTCTGTATCTGAGTTTTAGAAATTCAGCTACACTCAGGCTCCCAGGGAAGATCATTATGAAGTTGCTGACTGGTTAAATGCCAGGGCTCATGAAGCACATTCTCTGGAAGTATTTACTTGCCATACACACCTATTCTATGAAGAACTGGAATCAGCCTCTCTTCTAGAAAGTTCGGATAATGTTGTCAGCAGGTATCCAAGATTACCTCTTGGATATATGTGAGGAAATGTTTGATGGACTGGCAAttgtaaaattaattcagaaaaggTTCTCATACAATTTATTCAAGCTAATTTTTTGGGTTCTTTCTATACactttttttcacagaatcacatcaATCCAGCTATGGACTTTActcagactcctccagggatgctggcaTTGGACAACATGCTCTACCTGGCCAAATTTCATCAGGACACCTACATCAGGGTAGGtgaagctgctgttttctgcagatAGCAACACCTCAGCAGCTCTTCTTAGTGTGTGTTTTATCCTCTTTTAGATTGTGCTGGAGAATAGCAGTCGAGAAGATAAGCATGAATGTCCCTTTGGGCGCAGTGCCATTGAGCTTACCAGGATGCTTTGTGAGATCTTGCAAGTTGGGGAACTCCGTAAGTACCATTTATTACCTTGTCTTTCCAAGTTGCTGAGCTTATGCTTCTGGAAGTAAGTTACAGGCTGACCAATATTCACAAGCATTTGCACCTCAGTCTCGCTTTTGCTGTGTAAGGGCAAAAGAAGCTTGGAGGTGCGATGTCAGTGTCCCAGTGATAATACCAGTATCAAGGTACAGTAAGACATTCTGTCGTGtgcactcaggaaaagaaatcctgCTGGAGAAAAGTCAGAAACAACTGCAAGTAGTCATCTGGGGAGATGAGTATGAAAAGGGCACATGAGACAGAGGCTTGCATGGTGAAGCATGGGGATAGTTGTCATTCCCAATATAGAATGCCTATGGGGAGCTGAAGCATTGAACTGTCTTAATCCCTTTGAGTTAGTACTGTTGTACACCATCAGGATTCTGTCACTGTAGTGGACTTCAGTTACTTTTAGTAGCTCTTGTGCAACATGCTCACATGGTTGtggtttctgtttcttcctgaaGCCAATGAAGGCCGGAATGACTATCATCCCATGTTTTTCACCCATGACCGTGCATTtgaggagctgtttgccatctGCATCCAGCTGTTGAACAAGACCTGGAAAGAAATGAGGGCGACAGCAGAAGATTTTAATAAGGTCAGAGTGGAGGAGAAGTATTTTTGTAGAGTCTTCTGCAGAACAGCACATGTTTGCTCAGCCTATACACTTGATTAAAGAGTAGGGTACAGAAGGTATGACAGGGCATTGATGTGGGCTGTAAGGGAGAATAGTCCAATTTTTATTTGGTATGACTTGAGTTCAGTTGTTCCATGTGAGTTCTTTGCTGCCACTGAGCTGTGCCCCTGGTCCTCTGCTGCCATTAAGCAGCAAGAATGCgacttgcttttcttcctgcccaACCTCTTTAGGTTATGCAGGTTGTGAGGGAACAGATCACACGGGCTCTCCCCTCTAAACCAAACTCTTTGGACCAGTTCAAGAGCAAACTGCGCAGTCTGAGCTATTCTGAGATTCTCCGCCTACGCCAGTCTGAGAGAATGAGCCAAGATGACTTCCAGTCACCGCCTATTGTGTAAGTGCGTAACAGAAAAGGTTGCCTTCTATGCTTGCTGTTACCTCCATTTTCTGAGTACTCTTCCATATTTGCCAGGGAGCTGAGGGAGAAAATCCAACCTGAGATCTTGGAGCTGATAAAGCAACAGCGCCTGAACAGGCTTTGTGAGGGAAGTAGCTTTCGCAAAATTGGAAATCGCAGAAGACAAGGTAAGGTGACAGCATCTACTGCATTCTTTTCATGTGAAGAACTCTAGGCAAACAAGATCTAATGAATTAATCTGGTGTGttgccagaaagaaaagctgcttaCTCGGGCTTTCTCTACCAGCCAGTAGTCTGGTATGGAACAGATGTGCATTTCTAAGAACACAGCCATCCTCGCATGAACAGGAAGCAGTACTgaggagctgggaagggggTAGAGGAATTAGGTGGGGTAACTGCAATGTAGGGGGTATAAGACCTTATGTTAATGAACTTGCTTAGCTTACTCTACTTGATGTGTATTCCAGAAAGATTCTGGTATTGTCGCCTGGCTCTGAATCACAAGGTGCTACATTATGGAGATCTGGAAGATAATGCCCAGGGGGAAGTGACCTTTGAATCTCTACAGGAAAAAAGTAAGTTCTGGTTACTGCTTTGAGCACACTGTGCAGTGTTCTGTGTATTGCCATCTAGAGGCTGTTATGAAGTACCCTCCTAGAGATGAGAGAAAAGGAGCTGTGGATGAAGCCCTGACAAAGACAAGATAAACTTATGGTTCTCGCAGAGATCCTTTGAATCTCaaaattgctttctgtttcttgtacAGCCAACTGTAGGGATGTGTTACTGGTAATGTGTTTTGGAAAACTGCAGTAATGAGCTGCAAAACCAGGAACAATGCTCAGttgcaaagacaaaacaaagtcCTGGTtaggttttcttgtttgtgagTTTTACTTTTTACTGTTAGTTCCAGTTGCAGATATCAAAGCCATTGTCACGGGGAAGGATTGTCCACacatgaaggagaaaagtgcattgaaacagaacaaGGTAAGTGCTCCCTTTTTGCCTGTAATTAACATCTTATGCTGTAGAGTTGAAGACTGTGACAGCAAGCAACAGGAGCAGATGGTCTTCCACACTGCAGGTATTTTGTTTACAAACCCCATCTCATATCTGGGTCTTCTCCTAGTACTTGTTTGTGATTGCTATAGGCTCTTTGAAGCTGCTCAGAATACTGATTCAGGAAAGTgcactgagctgcagcaagGCAACTTCTCTGGTTGGGTTAGCAGGCAGAAAGTGCtgtgatgttttgttttgtttagtccATGAGTGAAAGATTCTTTTCCATTTAGGAAGTGTTAGAATTGGCCTTCTCCATATTGTATGATCCTGATGAGACCTTGAACTTCATTGCACCTAATAAATATGAGGTAAGAAACATAACGTGTAAACAGTAGACTATAAAGCAATTAACTTCAGAGATGAAGAAGGATCAGTTGCTTCTCATAAAAGCCTTGAGCAGGATGTCTCCCACTAGCTTCACTCCTAGAAAATGTTGCTGATGCTCAGCATGAATCTTttttagttggttttttttttttttggttgtttttaataCAAGAAATTCCTACACTCATTTCCCATAGTCtgggctgctgctttctttcttcctatGCAGTCAGTTGTTCCCTTTTCACTATTCTGTAAGATACTGGTGCCTAAaatagctttgctttttctgttgttatgCTACAATAAAAACTCAGCCCTCTCCTGGAGTCATGAGGTCAAGCTTACCTCTAGACTTCCACCTTCCATTGGAAATAAATGGGGGCACTGTTTTGGGATGGCttttctccccctgccccccccccttcctccccagatGGTTAACTCCCATGTTTGCTGTTTTGGAGCTGTATTAGGAGTATCTCTAATTGTTGTATGGATGGAAAGATTCAACATATCCTTTATGCCTGGAGTTGTGAGTtatccttttttccccatagtACTGTATCTGGATTGATGGGCTCAATGCTCTCTTGGGCAAGGACATGTCTAGCGAGCTGACTAAAAGTGACCTGGACACGTTGCTGAGCATGGAAATGAAGCTAAGGCTCCTGGACTTGGAGAATATCCAGATACCCGAGGCGCCGCCACCCATCCCCAAGGAGCCGAGCAGCTACGACTTCGTGTACCACTACGGCTGAGGGCGCGGGGGCGCGCGGGGGCGTAGGGGCCGCGCGTTCCCTTTTGTATTTCACAATAACAACCGGTAGCGTCGCTCCCGCCGCCTCCGCCTCGTTCCGCGCTCGATCCGCCCCCCGCGTACCCTCCttccgcccggccccgccccgcgcacCCTCCTTTCCCCGCAGGCAGCCCCCGGCCCGGGCGGGCAGTCGCGGCGCATGGCGGCGGGCGGTGCCCGTGGAGCCGCTGCGCTACGGCGTCTCCATCGGCGTCACTTTCCGCAGCAAGTGGCCCGTGAAGGCGTGGGGCAGCTCGGCGCGGGGCGGTGGCATGCAGGCGGCGGCAGTGCCCGCGCATGTCGGCCCCGCAGAGCTTTCCTTCCCCGCTGCTTGCGACGCTGCTGCGCCTCCTCCTCACCTTCGGTCTCGGCGCTCGCCCGCGCCCCGGCGCGCTGCCGCTCGGGCCGGCGGCCGCGGTCTCCTGGGCCGCCTGCCTCGGCCGGGCGGCCCCCGCAGGTACAGCCGGCGCGGGAGGGCCTGGGGCCTGGGCAGGGGAGCGAGAGCTCGCGGCGCGCTCTCGGGCCTCTTTCGAGGAGCGTTTGCTGCGGCTTTCGGGCCGCGTCCCTCCGTGATCTTCAGCAGGCGGGCGCCTGCCGCGCCGCGGGGGCGAGCGTGAGCCGGGCGGAGCGGCGCGTCCGTGCGCTTCTCGTGCGGGGAAGGTGGAGGCGTTGCTTAAAGCTTTAGCTTCAGACGCGCTGTCGCCATCGGGCCTaacaaaaactggttagaacgTGGAGAGGCGTCACtaaatgtgtgtttctgaaggAGCCACTGGCACATGAGAACAAACAATGAGAACCTTGTACAATATCTCTGGCAATTGTCTGcaagttattttttcctccttaacaTGGTATCAAGCCATGCATTTGTTATTTCAGGAGCTTTCTCTGGTTGGAACTTAGTCTTCATGATGCAGAAGTTCATCATACGTGACACACAGAACTGCTGTAGCTGAGGCTGAGGAGTGAAGCTCCTCAGAACACACAGCTTAGCTACTTCATCAGTGCTTTGGCTGTGTACGACGTTGGTTCAGTTGCTGTCATACTGCCTCGCACAGAACAGTCTGTATCTAAGATCTTGGGGAGGGTTTGCAATACCTTAGGTATCATGCCCCATGATTTTCTGAGAACTGCCAGAGCTGTAGCAGTGCTGCTTCTCAGTGTAGCACCCTGTGATCAGTAAAGCTGTTTCTTGTGGTAGGAAGCTTTTGTACCAGGGAGAATACACTGTAACAAGAGCGGCGTGTGATGCTGAGGACTGTTGCCAGACTTGCTTCTTTAGCCTCTTTGCAGTAGCCCCTGGTACTCACTAGTTCTCATGCTGGGATACGTTCAGAGCAGACTGTGGAAATCCACGATGGTTTTCCCTCGCAGGGAGGGCAGATGTTACTTCTGTGCTTCTGCACGGTTTGTTCAGAGAGTGCAGTGCTGAGCCCAGCTCAAATTATAGGGAAGAGGATGGTAGTGTAAAGAACTGAAGATCTCTGAGCTATGTTGGTACTGAAGAGTAAACTTGAGGaagatgttttgggtttttcccccAAGTCAGTTCTCTATGTTTCTGGTCAAGTAGCAGGGATTTGGTTGGTTGAAcgggtttggttttttatttgggattgttttgttttggttttgtgggtttaatgcagcagaaggcagttaacttaaggctttttttttctttgattcctTAGCTCTGTCAATTTCCTTGGATATTGGGCTGAGTAACTGGAGCTCCCTATACATCACTGTCTCCCTGTGAGTACAAACagcatcatctgatgagctttAGAAGGGGTCAGTTCCTTCAGATGAGTGTCTGGCTCAGTGGGGTCGGCATGCAGGGACAGTGATAGCTTGTTGGTAGCAATGTAGAAGTGGGTGATCTGGTTCCTAATAGTACTTTCCTGGGAAGGACTACACTGGAGGAAACTGATAGTGTATTTTGCTCCTTACACATCCTACACGATGACCAAATCCTCTGCCATTCTCTTCATcctgttttttttcactgctcttCAAGCTGGAGGAAGTGGTAAGGGTCCCACATAGTGCCTTAGGGAGGAAGAAAGTCAGGCCTAGCAAAATAGGCAGTACATGTACAAGCAACATATAAGTAGAGGAAGAGTGCAGCTTTGTGGATGAATCTGAAAGAAAGTAGCTGTCTCTGTTCAGCTCCAGGAGTCTTTAGTGACTTTGTGTTTGCTCTCATCCAGAGGGTAGCATTGCTGCTGGTGGTTCTACTTATCGCTTGGGGGCTCTTCATGTACACCTACAAGTCCACAAAGTTCAACACATTGGGGTTTGTGGTGGTGCCATGTGCCTCTTTCATTGGGGGTATTTGCTGGACTCTCATGCAGATACTTATGCAAAAGGCTGAGTTGGGTATGTGGGGTGTTAGGAAGTGTGGGGTGGTGCTGGTAATGGGGAGGGGATTAAGGAGATGGTAGCCCTTGCTGCAGAAACAAAGCATCTTGTGTAAGGGGCAAGGATTATCTGTTGATGGGTAATGAAAATGGCTTGGCATCTGTGGCAGCACAGGCGTGGGCATTACAAAGTACTGGGGATGGCACTAATAAAGGCTCTAGGCACTGTGTTATAGCCTGGCTTGTTGCTACCTGGTCTGTTATTCTTTCAGGGCTCCAGAACCCCATTGATACCATGTTTCAGCTGTAGCCCCTCATGTTCCTGGGGCTCTTCCCACTATTTGTGGTGTCTGAGGGTATGTGAGTTAACGGGAGAAAGCAGGGATAGCTTTGTAGAGTGGCTGGGGAGATTGCTTAGCAGTTCTTTGTTTAAGATGATTGATTTAGATAAGTGAACAGCTATGAACTTTACAAAGCCATTTGAGACCTGAAATCATAAGGACCTAGATATGCCTTATGCTGGCAGAACATTAAAGAGTACATAGGAATGGTAGCCTGCCACACTTGTGGAAGGTTGTGAAGAACTGGCTCCATGTTATCATTGGAATGTGAACAGCTCACCCCTGTCTTGTTGTGAGGAGTCCTGGGAGTTGGGAAACATATGCTGCGACTCACTCTCTTGTTCCTAGGCCTGCCTTTGTCCATATTGGAGAAGCTGTTCTGTTTCCATGAAGCAGGAAAATGCTGGTAGGGAAGCTGTTCTTGTGTGGAATTCTTGCCTTTGGTCTAGGTTTTTCTGAGTTCCTCTTGGTTTCCAGAACATCTAGTCTCACACTTTCCATTGCTGGTGTTTTTAAGGTAAGGCATGGTTCCTGTGCTAATACTAGAAGGCAAGAACCCAGTTGTCCCTAATGGCCCTCACATGGTGGGAACTTCCTTGGAGCCTTAGAAATAATCTGTTATTTTTGCTCTCCTTGCACAGGAGCTTGATGCTTTGCCTTGCAGTCTCTGCAGTGAAGTCCCTTGGTCCCTGATAGCAAGGGTTAGAGACTGGTGGCTATTCTATAAAAAATATCATGAAGGTCCAAAGTTTGGTGGTATCTGGGATAGACTAAAACACATGAGCCTCATGAGCAAtggatggggagggagaaggggtaAGAAAATCTCTTGCATCAGATCTGGATATGAACAAGCCACTGGTTTTAGCTATGTCTTTAATTTAGTTTGGCACATCCTCCTGTCCTCTGAGGAATCCACATACATACTTTTGAGTTAAATAGTAACTTGTGAAATTTGTCTGATCTGGAAGTCACAGGATTCCCATGTAGCCAAGTTGTGCGGTCAGAGGACTGAAAATCCCACATCCCAGTTTAACAGGTAGTTCTGTTTCTAGAAACTGTTTTTAGAACTCTCTGCACATGGAAGAATGTGCTGATGGAAATTAGCAGCCTGACATCGTGATCTAGGCTTGAGCTTTAAAACATCTCGTGCATATCTCCTCAGGTCCTGCCCGACCACTTatcatgtttttttgtttccacaggAAATCTGCAGTTTTGTTCCTTGCCACACATTTGCTGGGAGACCGC
This is a stretch of genomic DNA from Lathamus discolor isolate bLatDis1 chromosome 11, bLatDis1.hap1, whole genome shotgun sequence. It encodes these proteins:
- the ELMO2 gene encoding engulfment and cell motility protein 2 isoform X2; this encodes MPPPSDIVKVAVEWPGANAQLLEIDQKRPLASIIKEVCDGWSLPNPEYYTLRYADGPQLYITEQTRCDIKNGTILQLAVSPSRAARQLMDRIQSHSMEARLDAMKELAKLSADVTFATEFINMEGITVLTRLVESGTKLLSHYSEMLAFTLTAFLELMDHGIVSWDMVSITFIKQIAGYVSQPMVDVSILQRSLAILESMVLNSQTLYQKIAEEITVGQLISHLQVSNQEIQTYAIALINALFLKAPEDKRQEMANAFAQKHLRSIILNHVIRGNRPIKTEMAHQLYVLQVLTFNLLEERMMTKMDPNDQAQRDIIFELRRIAFDAETDGNTIPGSGTEKRKAMYTKDYKMLGFTNHINPAMDFTQTPPGMLALDNMLYLAKFHQDTYIRIVLENSSREDKHECPFGRSAIELTRMLCEILQVGELPNEGRNDYHPMFFTHDRAFEELFAICIQLLNKTWKEMRATAEDFNKVMQVVREQITRALPSKPNSLDQFKSKLRSLSYSEILRLRQSERMSQDDFQSPPIVELREKIQPEILELIKQQRLNRLCEGSSFRKIGNRRRQERFWYCRLALNHKVLHYGDLEDNAQGEVTFESLQEKIPVADIKAIVTGKDCPHMKEKSALKQNKEVLELAFSILYDPDETLNFIAPNKYEYCIWIDGLNALLGKDMSSELTKSDLDTLLSMEMKLRLLDLENIQIPEAPPPIPKEPSSYDFVYHYG
- the SLC35C2 gene encoding LOW QUALITY PROTEIN: solute carrier family 35 member C2 (The sequence of the model RefSeq protein was modified relative to this genomic sequence to represent the inferred CDS: inserted 4 bases in 3 codons; deleted 1 base in 1 codon; substituted 1 base at 1 genomic stop codon), whose product is MSAPQSFPSPLLATLLRLLLTFXVSALARAPARCRSGRRPXVSWAACLGRAAPAALSISLDIGLSNWSSLYITVSLYTMTKSSAILFILFFSLLFKLEEVRVALLLVVLLIAWGLFMYTYKSTKFNTLGFVVVPCASFIGGICWTLMQILMQKAELGLQNPIDTMFQLXPLMFLGLFPLFVVSEGLPLSILEKLFCFHEAGXMLVGKLFLCGILAFGLGFSEFLLVSRTSSLTLSIAGVFKVRHVLFLATHLLGDRLSLLNWLGFAVCLSGICLHVILKAMNSKGEKSLKLHKEASSDPDLELLLHPSEHGEEEEEDLETPQQH
- the ELMO2 gene encoding engulfment and cell motility protein 2 isoform X1, with translation MPPPSDIVKVAVEWPGANAQLLEIDQKRPLASIIKEVCDGWSLPNPEYYTLRYADGPQLYITEQTRCDIKNGTILQLAVSPSRAARQLMDRIQSHSMEARLDAMKELAKLSADVTFATEFINMEGITVLTRLVESGTKLLSHYSEMLAFTLTAFLELMDHGIVSWDMVSITFIKQIAGYVSQPMVDVSILQRSLAILESMVLNSQTLYQKIAEEITVGQLISHLQVSNQEIQTYAIALINALFLKAPEDKRQDKLLNPLDLPITEMANAFAQKHLRSIILNHVIRGNRPIKTEMAHQLYVLQVLTFNLLEERMMTKMDPNDQAQRDIIFELRRIAFDAETDGNTIPGSGTEKRKAMYTKDYKMLGFTNHINPAMDFTQTPPGMLALDNMLYLAKFHQDTYIRIVLENSSREDKHECPFGRSAIELTRMLCEILQVGELPNEGRNDYHPMFFTHDRAFEELFAICIQLLNKTWKEMRATAEDFNKVMQVVREQITRALPSKPNSLDQFKSKLRSLSYSEILRLRQSERMSQDDFQSPPIVELREKIQPEILELIKQQRLNRLCEGSSFRKIGNRRRQERFWYCRLALNHKVLHYGDLEDNAQGEVTFESLQEKIPVADIKAIVTGKDCPHMKEKSALKQNKEVLELAFSILYDPDETLNFIAPNKYEYCIWIDGLNALLGKDMSSELTKSDLDTLLSMEMKLRLLDLENIQIPEAPPPIPKEPSSYDFVYHYG